A DNA window from Maribellus comscasis contains the following coding sequences:
- a CDS encoding PQQ-binding-like beta-propeller repeat protein, which yields MCSKMFYLFLVFSLIGFRGFSQTLDIEWEKKTGKSGSDVFNCIIEDVNGGYTVVGSSPAVNRDDLDFCLVKFSAEGQIITEKIFGTESNDLSSGISQFVSGEYIAVGNSVLDAGKTHVFFLKADVDGNEVWQKSLNELENISVNDVFASDDGDFVTCGSVLVSEGFRKIWLAEFDNDGELLWEKTYGENVIEEVGSVKKLPDGGFAIAAQTAGEVAQESDLLVIRFNSEGNKIWEERYKMPKVNVRPECICCSPDNNFIVAGWYGTCMNDINSDNPIFDYDLFLTKISPEGELIWSKNIDSEGSEGGNTIAVRPDGKIVVAGKKETSFLGRVGTWLVLADSEGSILSEAVFPFNFGNDKVSEIISTSDGGLVLIGPGEMNLDLRNTDGWIKKIKAF from the coding sequence AGAAAAAGACAGGCAAATCCGGTTCGGATGTTTTTAATTGTATAATCGAAGATGTGAATGGAGGATACACTGTAGTGGGTTCTTCGCCGGCGGTTAACCGGGATGATTTGGATTTTTGTTTGGTGAAGTTTTCTGCCGAAGGACAGATAATTACCGAAAAAATATTCGGAACAGAAAGTAACGATTTGTCATCAGGTATTTCCCAGTTTGTAAGTGGCGAATATATTGCTGTGGGGAATAGCGTTTTGGATGCCGGAAAAACTCATGTTTTTTTTCTCAAAGCAGATGTTGATGGAAACGAAGTTTGGCAGAAGAGCCTGAATGAATTGGAGAATATTTCTGTTAATGATGTTTTTGCTTCAGATGATGGCGACTTTGTGACCTGTGGCTCAGTCCTAGTTTCAGAGGGTTTCAGAAAAATATGGCTGGCTGAATTCGATAATGATGGAGAATTATTATGGGAAAAAACATACGGTGAAAATGTCATAGAAGAAGTTGGATCCGTGAAGAAGTTACCTGATGGAGGCTTTGCTATTGCTGCACAAACTGCCGGAGAAGTTGCTCAGGAATCAGACCTGTTGGTAATACGTTTCAATAGCGAGGGAAATAAAATATGGGAGGAACGGTATAAAATGCCCAAAGTTAATGTGAGACCTGAGTGTATTTGTTGCAGCCCCGACAATAATTTTATTGTAGCGGGATGGTACGGCACCTGTATGAATGATATCAATTCGGACAATCCGATTTTTGATTATGATCTTTTTTTAACCAAAATATCGCCGGAAGGGGAACTTATTTGGTCAAAGAATATCGACAGTGAGGGCTCTGAAGGTGGAAATACAATAGCTGTCCGCCCGGACGGTAAAATAGTAGTAGCCGGTAAAAAGGAAACTTCATTTTTAGGCAGGGTAGGCACTTGGTTGGTGCTTGCCGATTCTGAAGGCTCAATATTGTCAGAGGCTGTTTTTCCCTTCAATTTTGGAAATGACAAAGTATCAGAGATAATTAGTACGTCCGACGGGGGGCTTGTATTAATTGGTCCTGGAGAAATGAATTTAGATCTGCGAAATACTGATGGGTGGATTAAAAAAATCAAGGCGTTTTAA
- a CDS encoding APC family permease, which produces MELPDKLQRKLGLFPVVNIVVANIIGAGIFTTTGYLMGYLGNPLVMLSLWFLGGVISLCGALAFGELGATFPEAGGEYIFISKLFHPLPGFLSGWLSLIVGFSAPIAASAIGFSSYFTWAFPQFQQWLQMESFVSEDLFNRLLAIIIILVFTAVHYRGIVLGAKVQNGLTVMKVILVVGLIIAGLTFGEGSFQNLAQAKEFRFDFGGWKSIGLSLMFIMFAYSGWNSATYIGSEIKNPKKVIPGSLLISTVIVIVLYLLLNVFFVYAVPPGKMVDEPEIGGLAAGLAFGKVAEMVISLLISFALFSSLSAFILLGPRVYYSMAREGYFFNFVSRIHPRYEVPHLAVLLQSSIAIILVLSGTFEQILVYMGFSLGIFPIIAVLGIFKLRSRKESKLKLPGYPFVHIFYILTGIVMLVLAYFEKPIESTIAVLTALSGIPVYYWFKRKRID; this is translated from the coding sequence TTGGAACTTCCTGATAAACTTCAGAGAAAGCTTGGATTATTTCCGGTAGTAAATATTGTTGTTGCCAACATAATTGGTGCCGGTATTTTTACCACTACCGGATATCTGATGGGATATTTAGGTAATCCGCTGGTCATGTTATCACTCTGGTTTTTGGGAGGTGTAATTTCTTTGTGCGGAGCGTTGGCTTTTGGTGAATTGGGAGCTACTTTCCCTGAAGCAGGAGGCGAATATATTTTTATCTCGAAACTTTTTCATCCACTTCCGGGATTTCTGAGTGGCTGGTTATCGTTAATAGTTGGTTTTTCAGCGCCGATTGCAGCATCAGCGATTGGCTTTTCCAGTTATTTTACCTGGGCTTTCCCGCAGTTTCAGCAGTGGCTGCAAATGGAAAGTTTTGTTAGTGAAGATCTGTTTAATCGTTTGCTGGCTATTATAATCATTCTTGTTTTTACTGCGGTACATTACAGAGGAATTGTTCTCGGAGCAAAAGTGCAAAACGGACTAACTGTGATGAAAGTCATCTTAGTTGTTGGGCTGATAATTGCCGGCTTAACTTTTGGAGAGGGAAGTTTTCAAAATTTGGCTCAGGCAAAAGAATTCCGGTTTGATTTTGGTGGCTGGAAATCTATTGGGCTTTCTCTTATGTTTATAATGTTTGCCTATAGCGGCTGGAATTCAGCGACGTATATTGGTTCTGAAATTAAAAATCCTAAAAAAGTAATTCCCGGTTCACTTTTAATTTCTACTGTAATTGTTATAGTGCTGTATTTGTTGCTAAACGTATTTTTTGTTTATGCGGTGCCTCCGGGAAAGATGGTCGACGAACCCGAAATCGGGGGACTTGCTGCAGGGTTGGCTTTTGGTAAAGTGGCAGAGATGGTTATTTCGCTTTTGATTTCGTTTGCTCTTTTTTCGTCATTGAGTGCGTTTATTTTGCTCGGTCCGAGGGTTTACTATTCAATGGCCAGGGAGGGTTACTTTTTTAACTTTGTATCCAGAATTCATCCCCGGTATGAAGTGCCCCATCTGGCTGTTTTACTTCAAAGTAGTATCGCAATAATATTAGTACTTTCGGGTACTTTTGAGCAAATTCTGGTTTATATGGGATTTTCATTGGGCATATTTCCGATTATTGCTGTTTTGGGGATTTTTAAACTGCGTTCAAGGAAAGAAAGTAAACTCAAATTGCCAGGTTACCCTTTTGTTCACATCTTTTATATCTTAACCGGAATAGTAATGTTGGTTTTGGCCTATTTTGAAAAGCCAATTGAATCTACGATTGCTGTGTTGACTGCGCTTTCCGGAATCCCTGTCTATTACTGGTTTAAAAGGAAACGAATTGACTAG
- a CDS encoding O-methyltransferase: MKIKFLLFVALSVLVVGVKAQYPEVENELDKKVKTFIVDNAHSWRDMNVPLSDGKILYDIIVKNNYKSAVEIGTSTGHSAIWIAWALSKTGGKLTTIEIDKNRYLQARANFKKAGVSDFIDARLGDAHELVPQLPGKYDFVFCDADRYWFKNYFIAMDPKMKRGGCFTAHNAAQRSRGIREFLEYVESLNNYETSITKDSRAGISMSYKTWEK, translated from the coding sequence ATGAAAATAAAGTTCTTGTTGTTTGTAGCTTTGAGTGTTCTTGTTGTCGGTGTTAAAGCTCAATATCCGGAGGTTGAAAATGAACTGGATAAAAAAGTAAAAACCTTTATTGTAGACAATGCTCATAGCTGGCGCGATATGAATGTTCCTCTTTCAGATGGCAAAATTCTTTATGATATAATAGTTAAGAATAATTATAAAAGCGCGGTTGAAATAGGCACGTCAACCGGTCATTCCGCAATCTGGATTGCATGGGCACTTAGTAAAACAGGAGGTAAGTTAACTACCATTGAGATTGATAAAAACCGCTATTTACAAGCCCGGGCAAATTTTAAAAAAGCCGGGGTTTCTGATTTTATTGACGCGCGATTGGGCGATGCTCATGAATTGGTACCACAACTTCCCGGGAAATACGATTTTGTTTTTTGCGATGCGGACAGATATTGGTTTAAAAACTATTTTATCGCGATGGATCCTAAAATGAAACGAGGAGGATGTTTTACAGCTCATAATGCTGCTCAACGCTCGCGGGGAATTAGAGAGTTTTTAGAGTATGTTGAAAGTCTAAACAATTACGAAACATCAATCACAAAGGATAGTAGGGCGGGAATATCTATGAGTTATAAAACCTGGGAAAAATAA